In a genomic window of Aggregatimonas sangjinii:
- a CDS encoding GIY-YIG nuclease family protein has translation MHYIYILYSIELNRFYTGQTSNVEIRKDFHDQAPPNKFTAQAKDWELFHEIACQTKEQALKIEMHIKRMKSSTYIKNLKKYPEITEKLLERYKR, from the coding sequence ATGCACTACATCTACATCTTGTATTCAATAGAACTGAACCGCTTCTATACCGGTCAGACATCCAATGTCGAAATCAGGAAGGACTTTCACGACCAAGCACCACCAAATAAGTTCACCGCACAGGCCAAGGATTGGGAATTATTTCATGAAATAGCGTGTCAAACCAAAGAACAGGCATTGAAAATAGAGATGCATATCAAACGGATGAAGTCCAGTACCTATATCAAAAATTTGAAAAAATATCCCGAAATAACCGAAAAACTACTTGAAAGATATAAAAGGTAA